Proteins encoded in a region of the Paenibacillus sp. W2I17 genome:
- the ftsA gene encoding cell division protein FtsA, with amino-acid sequence MSNNDIIVSLDIGTSKIRAIIGEMNNGTFNIIGVGSADSEGIRKGVIVDIDQTVQSIRNAVDHAERMVGIQISEVYVGISGNHIGLMSSHGVVAVSNEDREIGEEDMERVLKAAEVIAVPPEREIIDVVAKQYVVDGLEGIQDPRGMIGVRLEVEATIITGAKTAIHNLLRCVEKAGLKVSDLVLMSLGAGQLALSKDEKTMGSVLVDIGAGATTIAIFEEDSLVATSTLPIGGEFVTNDIAYGLRTLTDQAEKVKLKYGCAWLDDAAADVMFKVTRIGSNVDKEFSQEDLAAIIEPRVQEIFQMISQEVKRLGYNELPGGYILTGGTVSMPGVLQVAQHELAASVRVAVPDYIGVRDPGFTSGVGILHSVIRSLRIRPSINNGGGNNNNNNNNNKKPTNRPKPNAAQESEQKPGLFERLKNMFSEFI; translated from the coding sequence TTGAGCAACAATGACATCATTGTTAGTTTGGACATCGGTACATCCAAAATTCGCGCTATTATTGGGGAAATGAATAATGGAACCTTTAATATTATAGGAGTTGGATCTGCCGACTCGGAGGGAATTCGCAAAGGTGTAATCGTAGATATCGATCAGACGGTGCAGTCGATTCGCAACGCAGTGGATCATGCAGAACGTATGGTAGGTATTCAAATATCCGAAGTGTATGTTGGAATCTCGGGAAATCATATCGGACTGATGAGCAGTCACGGCGTCGTGGCTGTGTCTAACGAGGATCGTGAAATCGGAGAAGAAGACATGGAACGGGTGTTGAAAGCAGCCGAAGTCATTGCAGTTCCGCCGGAACGGGAAATTATTGATGTTGTCGCCAAGCAATATGTTGTAGATGGCTTGGAGGGCATACAGGACCCCCGTGGTATGATTGGTGTTCGTCTGGAAGTTGAAGCAACGATCATAACGGGTGCAAAAACCGCGATACATAATCTTTTGCGCTGCGTGGAAAAAGCGGGTCTGAAAGTAAGTGATCTGGTTCTCATGTCGCTTGGAGCGGGTCAACTGGCTTTGTCCAAAGATGAAAAAACGATGGGTTCAGTGCTTGTTGATATTGGAGCAGGTGCAACAACCATCGCCATTTTTGAAGAAGACAGTCTTGTTGCAACATCAACGTTGCCTATAGGTGGGGAATTCGTAACAAATGATATCGCCTATGGCTTACGCACGTTAACGGATCAGGCGGAGAAGGTGAAACTGAAATATGGCTGCGCCTGGTTGGATGATGCTGCTGCGGATGTGATGTTCAAAGTCACCCGAATTGGCAGTAATGTAGACAAGGAGTTTTCACAGGAGGATCTGGCAGCAATTATTGAACCTAGGGTTCAGGAAATATTCCAGATGATATCCCAAGAAGTGAAGCGTCTTGGTTACAACGAGCTTCCTGGAGGTTATATACTAACGGGAGGTACGGTCTCTATGCCGGGGGTTCTGCAGGTCGCTCAGCATGAGCTTGCTGCTTCGGTACGAGTTGCAGTTCCGGATTATATTGGTGTGCGTGACCCTGGGTTTACAAGCGGAGTCGGCATATTGCACAGTGTAATTCGCAGTTTGCGCATTCGTCCCTCGATCAATAACGGCGGTGGAAATAACAACAACAACAATAATAACAACAAGAAACCGACCAACCGTCCGAAGCCAAATGCGGCACAGGAATCGGAGCAAAAACCCGGTCTGTTCGAGCGGCTGAAGAATATGTTCAGCGAATTTATATAA
- the spoIIGA gene encoding sigma-E processing peptidase SpoIIGA — protein MVVYVDLIFLTNLCIDGALIGLTAWMRKTKLVWWRWLLSAIVGALYVVMMFVPEFDFMFTFLIKFGFSLVMLTIAFGFKGLQAFARTLGTFYVINFVAAGGILGVHYMLQSSGELFNGIWFTASGGMSFDLKIAFWFTFIVFFAVLFLFKAVQSSKRKTDRMTTYLGKVEVYIDEVVISCTGLLDTGNQLTDPLSRMPVMVMEVSLWQDMLPASWKGRLKDEAPDNLILELDQESFQWQDRLRLVPYRGINKGTAFMLAMKPDRVKVTMEETCYETTRVLIGLDGGVLSSDGKYQAVIHPELVQDAASAQSTALSAGATEKPLNVV, from the coding sequence TTGGTTGTTTATGTGGATCTAATTTTTTTGACAAACCTGTGTATTGACGGTGCACTCATCGGATTGACCGCCTGGATGCGCAAAACAAAGCTGGTTTGGTGGCGGTGGTTGCTGTCAGCCATTGTGGGTGCATTATACGTGGTCATGATGTTTGTACCGGAGTTTGATTTTATGTTCACCTTTTTGATCAAGTTCGGGTTCTCGCTGGTCATGCTTACGATTGCTTTTGGTTTTAAAGGTCTGCAGGCTTTTGCGAGGACGCTCGGTACCTTCTATGTGATTAATTTTGTCGCTGCCGGAGGTATTCTGGGTGTGCATTACATGCTTCAGAGCTCCGGTGAGTTGTTTAACGGCATTTGGTTCACGGCTTCTGGCGGTATGTCATTTGATCTGAAAATTGCTTTCTGGTTCACGTTTATCGTATTTTTTGCTGTCCTGTTTTTATTCAAAGCTGTGCAGAGTTCCAAACGGAAAACGGATCGCATGACGACCTATTTGGGCAAAGTTGAGGTCTACATCGATGAGGTAGTCATTTCTTGTACAGGCCTTCTGGATACGGGCAATCAACTTACAGATCCCTTATCGCGCATGCCGGTCATGGTGATGGAGGTTTCGTTATGGCAAGACATGTTACCCGCTTCATGGAAGGGTAGACTTAAGGACGAGGCGCCGGACAACCTTATTCTGGAGCTTGATCAGGAAAGTTTTCAGTGGCAGGATCGACTGCGGCTGGTGCCTTATCGGGGCATTAACAAAGGGACTGCGTTTATGCTGGCAATGAAGCCGGACCGGGTGAAGGTGACGATGGAGGAAACATGTTATGAGACGACAAGGGTACTTATTGGGCTGGATGGAGGTGTTTTGTCGTCGGATGGGAAATACCAGGCCGTGATTCATCCTGAACTTGTGCAAGACGCTGCTTCTGCGCAGTCTACGGCTCTCTCTGCGGGAGCAACAGAAAAGCCGCTGAATGTGGTATAG
- the sigG gene encoding RNA polymerase sporulation sigma factor SigG, with amino-acid sequence MTRNKVEICGVDTAKLPVLTNTEMRELFHSLQQHHDRSAREKLVNGNLRLVLSVIQRFNNRGEFVDDLFQVGCIGLMKAIDNFDLSQNVKFSTYAVPMIIGEIRRYLRDNNPIRVSRSLRDIAYKALQVRDSLTNKNSREPTIFEIAEVLNVPKEDVVFALDAIQDPVSLFEPIYHDGGDPIYVMDQISDDRNKDVSWIEEIALREAMHRLGQREKMILSMRFFEGKTQMEVADEIGISQAQVSRLEKSAIQQMQKHVKS; translated from the coding sequence ATGACCCGAAACAAAGTCGAGATTTGTGGCGTGGACACCGCAAAATTGCCTGTCCTCACCAACACTGAAATGCGGGAATTGTTTCATTCCCTTCAGCAACACCATGATCGCTCAGCAAGAGAGAAATTAGTGAATGGCAACCTGCGTCTGGTACTCAGTGTCATTCAGCGTTTTAACAATCGGGGGGAGTTTGTCGATGATCTGTTCCAGGTTGGTTGCATCGGCCTGATGAAAGCCATTGATAATTTTGATTTATCCCAGAATGTCAAATTTTCAACCTACGCGGTGCCGATGATTATCGGTGAAATCCGTCGATACCTGCGTGATAATAACCCAATTCGGGTATCTCGCTCCTTGAGGGACATTGCTTACAAAGCACTTCAGGTCCGTGACAGCCTGACGAATAAAAATTCCCGGGAACCGACGATATTCGAAATTGCGGAAGTACTGAATGTGCCGAAGGAAGATGTTGTTTTTGCATTGGACGCCATTCAGGACCCGGTCTCGCTCTTCGAACCGATTTATCATGATGGTGGAGATCCGATCTATGTTATGGATCAGATCAGCGATGACAGAAACAAAGATGTGTCATGGATCGAGGAAATTGCACTCCGTGAAGCGATGCATCGTCTTGGTCAGCGGGAAAAAATGATTCTGTCGATGCGGTTTTTCGAAGGGAAAACCCAGATGGAAGTGGCTGATGAAATTGGTATTTCCCAGGCTCAGGTATCACGTCTGGAGAAATCAGCGATACAGCAGATGCAAAAACATGTAAAGTCGTAA
- the sigE gene encoding RNA polymerase sporulation sigma factor SigE, whose product MLVKWKLVAQLQYYRLLFLLGLKSEEIYYIGGSEALPPPLTREEEEFLLQKLSSGDSAIRAMLIERNLRLVVYIARKFENTGINIEDLVSIGAIGLIKAVNTFDPEKKIKLATYASRCIENEILMYLRRNSKIRTEVSFDEPLNIDWDGNELLLSDVLGTENDTIYRNIEEQVDRKLLHKALEKLTERERMIMELRFGLTDGEEKTQKDVADLLGISQSYISRLEKRIIKRLRKEFNKMV is encoded by the coding sequence ATGCTTGTGAAATGGAAACTGGTGGCGCAGCTGCAATATTACCGTCTGTTATTTTTATTGGGACTCAAAAGCGAAGAGATCTATTATATTGGGGGAAGTGAGGCACTTCCGCCGCCATTGACAAGGGAAGAGGAAGAATTTTTGCTGCAAAAATTATCCTCGGGAGACTCGGCCATTCGCGCGATGCTCATTGAGCGCAACCTGCGTCTGGTGGTGTACATTGCACGCAAATTTGAAAATACAGGAATCAATATTGAGGATTTGGTCTCCATTGGAGCCATCGGATTGATTAAGGCAGTGAATACATTTGACCCGGAAAAGAAAATCAAACTGGCAACCTATGCTTCACGTTGTATCGAAAATGAAATTTTGATGTACCTAAGACGTAATAGTAAGATCCGAACTGAAGTTTCTTTTGATGAACCGCTCAACATTGATTGGGATGGAAATGAACTATTATTATCCGATGTATTGGGTACAGAAAACGATACAATCTATCGGAATATTGAAGAGCAGGTAGACCGGAAGCTTCTGCACAAGGCACTGGAAAAATTAACGGAGCGCGAGCGAATGATTATGGAGCTTCGTTTTGGCCTGACGGATGGGGAAGAAAAGACTCAAAAAGATGTAGCGGATCTACTTGGAATCTCCCAATCCTACATCTCTCGACTCGAAAAAAGAATCATTAAAAGACTCCGCAAGGAGTTCAATAAAATGGTCTGA
- the ftsZ gene encoding cell division protein FtsZ, producing MLEFDFEMESLAQIKVIGVGGGGSNAVNRMIENGVQGVEFITVNTDAQALHLAKSEHKLQIGDKLTRGLGAGANPDVGKKAAEESRDLIMNTLKGADMVFVTAGMGGGTGTGAAPVIAEIAKECGALTVGVVTRPFTFEGRKRSSHAEQGIEALKEKVDTLIVIPNDRLLEIVDKKTPMLEAFRQADNVLRQAVQGISDLIAVPGLINLDFADVKTIMHERGSALMGIGESTGENRAAEAARKAIMSPLLETSIEGARGVIMNITGGVNLSLYEVNEAAEIVTSASDPEVNMIFGAIIDEDLKEEIKVTVIATGFEDKPAPPPPGRKPAPATAETTDTRSPNLRPFGNQPSNDQLDIPTFLRNRSRNNNND from the coding sequence ATGTTGGAATTTGATTTCGAGATGGAGAGCTTGGCTCAAATTAAAGTCATCGGTGTAGGCGGCGGCGGAAGCAATGCAGTCAACCGTATGATTGAAAATGGTGTACAAGGTGTTGAATTTATTACGGTGAATACGGATGCTCAGGCGTTACACCTGGCGAAATCCGAGCATAAATTGCAAATCGGTGATAAATTGACTCGGGGTCTTGGTGCTGGCGCCAACCCGGATGTAGGTAAAAAAGCAGCGGAAGAGTCCCGCGATCTGATCATGAACACGTTGAAAGGTGCAGACATGGTATTTGTTACAGCCGGTATGGGCGGTGGTACAGGTACAGGTGCGGCTCCGGTTATTGCCGAAATCGCTAAAGAGTGTGGTGCACTTACCGTTGGTGTCGTAACTCGTCCATTTACATTTGAAGGACGCAAGCGTTCCAGCCATGCAGAGCAAGGTATTGAAGCTCTCAAGGAAAAAGTCGACACACTGATCGTGATTCCTAATGATCGTTTGCTCGAAATCGTAGACAAAAAGACTCCTATGCTTGAAGCATTCCGTCAAGCGGATAACGTACTTCGTCAAGCTGTACAAGGTATCTCTGATTTGATCGCTGTACCGGGTCTGATCAACCTTGACTTTGCTGACGTCAAAACGATTATGCACGAACGTGGTTCAGCCCTTATGGGGATTGGTGAATCAACTGGTGAGAATCGTGCCGCAGAAGCAGCACGGAAAGCCATTATGAGTCCTTTGCTTGAAACTTCTATTGAAGGTGCTCGCGGGGTAATCATGAACATTACGGGTGGCGTTAATCTGTCCCTGTATGAAGTGAATGAAGCGGCAGAGATCGTAACGTCTGCTTCCGACCCGGAAGTAAACATGATCTTTGGTGCCATCATTGACGAAGACCTGAAAGAGGAGATTAAGGTTACAGTTATTGCAACTGGTTTTGAAGATAAACCTGCTCCACCACCACCAGGACGTAAGCCAGCTCCAGCAACAGCGGAGACGACAGATACGCGTTCGCCGAACCTGCGTCCTTTTGGAAATCAGCCGAGCAATGATCAGCTGGACATTCCGACATTTTTACGCAATCGTTCACGCAATAATAACAACGATTAA